A genome region from Blautia coccoides includes the following:
- a CDS encoding MATE family efflux transporter: MKIKDDFLKSLLFITFPIVLQSLLTTAVGSADVLMLSYVNQTSLSAVSLANQVQFVLNLVYVGLRTGTTAMSSQYWGKNDTASIRRLTLVVLRFSMGVSLLFFVLAFCMPRQLMHIFTSEPDLITTGAEYLRIIAFSYLFMGVSQIYLCILKSIQQVGRSAAIGSVTLAANVILNAVFIFGLLGFPKLGVTGVAIATVISRAAELCLCGLDAGIIKKIRLSREDFHDAGGILSRNFLKYSLPVTAEGFVWGGATAVLSAIMGHLGSDIVAANSVASVVQGLATVVCFGFAEGGAVLLGKELGRSNYSKAQKDASKLMKAALISGLAGAVVMLLLKPVVTDIVRLSPQALLDLNSMYLLLALNAVLASFTNTAICGIFCAGGDTRFGLYCDFLVMWGYSVLIGLFLGFVWKLPPVTVYIIMNLHELVKTPFVLKHYKGKKWLKNITI; this comes from the coding sequence TTGAAAATAAAAGATGATTTTCTTAAATCCCTGCTTTTTATCACATTTCCCATAGTTCTGCAGAGCCTTCTCACTACGGCTGTGGGTTCGGCTGATGTGCTTATGTTGAGTTATGTCAACCAAACATCTCTTTCCGCCGTTTCCCTGGCCAACCAGGTGCAGTTTGTGCTGAATCTGGTCTATGTGGGACTGCGGACAGGCACCACAGCCATGTCATCCCAGTATTGGGGTAAAAATGACACAGCCTCCATCCGTCGTCTCACCCTGGTTGTACTTCGCTTTTCCATGGGAGTCTCTCTGCTCTTCTTTGTTCTGGCCTTCTGCATGCCCAGACAGCTTATGCATATCTTCACGTCAGAACCGGATTTGATCACCACAGGAGCAGAGTATCTGCGTATTATCGCTTTCTCCTATCTCTTTATGGGAGTGTCACAGATTTACCTGTGTATCCTCAAATCCATCCAGCAGGTCGGCAGAAGCGCGGCCATCGGTTCTGTAACGCTGGCGGCCAATGTGATCCTGAATGCTGTATTTATCTTTGGCCTCCTGGGTTTTCCAAAGCTTGGCGTGACCGGGGTTGCCATAGCCACTGTCATTTCCAGAGCAGCGGAGCTTTGCTTGTGCGGACTGGATGCCGGCATCATAAAAAAAATACGCCTCTCCCGGGAGGATTTTCACGACGCCGGAGGTATCCTCAGCAGAAACTTTTTGAAGTATTCCCTCCCCGTTACCGCCGAGGGCTTTGTCTGGGGCGGCGCTACCGCCGTTCTCTCTGCCATAATGGGGCATCTTGGCTCTGACATTGTGGCGGCCAACTCTGTGGCCTCTGTGGTACAGGGACTGGCTACGGTAGTATGTTTCGGGTTTGCCGAGGGCGGCGCTGTCCTGCTTGGCAAGGAACTGGGAAGGAGTAATTACAGTAAAGCTCAAAAAGACGCATCAAAGCTTATGAAGGCAGCTCTCATAAGCGGCCTGGCAGGTGCTGTTGTCATGCTTCTTCTAAAACCTGTGGTGACGGATATTGTCCGTCTCTCCCCTCAGGCCCTGCTGGATCTAAACAGTATGTATCTGCTGCTGGCCTTAAACGCAGTGCTTGCTTCCTTTACAAACACTGCCATCTGCGGCATTTTCTGCGCCGGGGGAGATACACGCTTTGGTCTGTACTGTGATTTTCTGGTAATGTGGGGTTACTCTGTGCTGATAGGACTCTTTCTGGGATTTGTCTGGAAACTCCCCCCGGTTACGGTTTACATAATTATGAATCTGCACGAACTGGTAAAGACGCCGTTTGTCCTGAAACATTATAAGGGGAAAAAATGGCTGAAAAATATAACCATTTAA
- a CDS encoding LacI family DNA-binding transcriptional regulator has protein sequence MATIRDVAQRAGVSAASVSRVLKNDSTFSVSQKTKERILEAAGELGYNRCFEYSAIQGTRGTIGVMLLYGEEEEVEDSFYQVIRMNIKMELEKNGFKVKEVFEPMLDANASRIAGYQGLVFVGYSTLWYQKKTFRRAVLDSGLPVVCADFQLKDEKLEADCVVNDFKQAVKKALDFFLKKGYDTIGYMGTYGLEVNGKIYRDERFLYFRQRMKSLEKYDEKYIYLAHSNHTQFGYRLGKEIIRRGRLPRAVFVENDTMAIGFLKALGEEKISVPNDVAIIGCNDDQAASFVTPALSTVKLHNDLIGMMAAKTLMECLWTDRERGLKIVVPNQLILRDSCPE, from the coding sequence ATGGCTACAATACGGGATGTTGCACAGAGAGCCGGAGTATCTGCCGCATCCGTATCCAGGGTTTTGAAGAATGACAGTACATTTTCTGTGTCGCAGAAGACAAAGGAAAGAATCCTGGAAGCAGCAGGCGAGCTGGGATACAATCGGTGTTTTGAATACTCTGCCATTCAGGGAACAAGAGGTACCATTGGTGTCATGCTCCTGTACGGTGAGGAAGAGGAAGTGGAGGACAGTTTTTACCAGGTGATCCGTATGAACATTAAAATGGAGCTGGAGAAGAACGGTTTCAAGGTAAAAGAGGTGTTTGAGCCCATGCTGGATGCCAACGCGTCCAGGATCGCCGGTTATCAGGGACTTGTCTTTGTAGGCTACTCCACCCTCTGGTACCAGAAGAAGACCTTCCGCAGAGCTGTGCTGGATTCAGGACTTCCTGTAGTATGTGCTGACTTTCAGCTAAAAGACGAGAAGCTGGAAGCCGACTGTGTGGTGAATGATTTCAAACAGGCTGTGAAAAAAGCTTTGGACTTTTTTCTGAAGAAAGGATATGACACCATTGGATATATGGGAACCTATGGGCTGGAAGTCAACGGGAAGATTTACAGAGATGAGCGTTTCCTGTATTTCCGGCAGAGAATGAAAAGCTTGGAAAAGTACGATGAGAAATACATTTACCTGGCCCATTCCAATCACACCCAGTTCGGATACCGGCTGGGAAAAGAGATCATCCGGCGGGGAAGACTTCCCAGAGCCGTATTTGTGGAGAACGACACCATGGCCATCGGCTTTTTAAAGGCGCTGGGGGAGGAGAAAATATCTGTTCCCAATGATGTGGCCATCATCGGCTGTAATGATGACCAGGCAGCGTCGTTTGTGACACCGGCACTCTCCACAGTGAAGCTGCACAATGATCTCATAGGAATGATGGCAGCCAAAACTTTGATGGAATGCCTCTGGACCGACAGGGAACGGGGACTGAAAATAGTGGTGCCGAATCAATTGATACTCAGGGATAGCTGCCCTGAATAG
- a CDS encoding AraC family transcriptional regulator translates to MSEKSVPVDKELYSTLSIGTYSFPAEIFHDDLDEYANNFVNWHQQKQVEISLILEGEAWVQVLERKIKVGAGEAFLVFPDALHTLKKGDGKSARYRTIIFDPVMLYGYKGSFYYEKYYRTFASAQPFYHFADTGKSWEREAVEDLSWLFAHFGDASHHRELLICERLQRLWLTMCRNLFDNRGDVDYSIQEQQRTTVLLNFLHEHYREKFTLDQLAASAHISKGECCRFFKKMIHMTPWEYLLEYRLSRSLELLDKKDLSISEIAEMTGFSTVSYYITAFKKKMGDTPLGYRKNRLK, encoded by the coding sequence ATGTCGGAAAAAAGTGTTCCTGTGGACAAGGAGCTGTATTCCACGCTTTCTATTGGCACATATTCCTTTCCCGCAGAGATTTTCCATGATGATCTGGATGAGTATGCCAATAATTTTGTGAACTGGCATCAGCAGAAACAGGTGGAGATATCGCTGATCCTGGAAGGCGAGGCCTGGGTACAGGTGTTGGAGAGAAAAATCAAAGTGGGAGCAGGTGAGGCTTTTCTGGTATTTCCCGACGCGCTCCATACGCTGAAAAAGGGTGATGGTAAGAGTGCCAGATACCGGACGATTATTTTTGACCCTGTGATGCTGTATGGATATAAAGGCAGTTTTTATTATGAGAAATACTACCGGACATTTGCGTCGGCGCAGCCATTTTATCATTTTGCAGATACGGGAAAGTCATGGGAGAGGGAAGCGGTGGAGGATCTGTCCTGGCTCTTTGCCCATTTCGGAGATGCCTCCCATCACAGGGAGCTGTTGATCTGTGAACGGCTGCAAAGGCTGTGGCTTACCATGTGCCGGAATTTGTTTGACAACCGGGGAGATGTAGACTACAGCATACAGGAGCAGCAGCGTACAACTGTGCTGCTTAACTTTCTCCACGAACATTACAGGGAGAAATTTACGCTGGATCAGCTTGCTGCCTCTGCGCATATCAGTAAAGGGGAATGCTGCCGGTTCTTTAAAAAGATGATACATATGACACCATGGGAATACCTGCTTGAATACCGGCTCTCACGGAGTCTGGAGCTTTTGGATAAGAAAGATTTGAGTATTTCGGAGATTGCGGAGATGACCGGGTTCAGCACAGTCAGTTACTATATTACTGCATTTAAAAAGAAAATGGGAGATACACCGCTTGGATACAGGAAGAACAGGCTGAAATAA
- a CDS encoding PadR family transcriptional regulator, with the protein MESNKLDKSLLSGSTTLLLLQLLSEREMYGYEMIETLRDRSQNVFELKAGTLYPLLHGLEEKGFLESYEKEAGGKTRKYYRITKKGHRHLDGKKEEWETYETAVRRVLGGPAYEGS; encoded by the coding sequence ATGGAATCAAACAAACTGGACAAGAGTCTGTTGTCAGGCAGCACAACGCTTCTGCTTCTTCAGCTTCTCTCAGAGCGGGAAATGTATGGATATGAGATGATAGAGACACTGAGAGACAGATCTCAGAATGTGTTTGAACTGAAGGCGGGAACGCTCTATCCCCTTCTGCACGGGCTGGAGGAAAAGGGATTTCTGGAATCCTATGAGAAGGAAGCAGGCGGAAAGACCAGAAAATACTACAGGATCACAAAAAAAGGCCACAGGCATTTGGATGGAAAAAAGGAAGAGTGGGAGACGTACGAGACGGCAGTCAGACGTGTACTGGGAGGGCCGGCCTATGAAGGTTCATGA
- a CDS encoding permease prefix domain 1-containing protein: MKVHEYLKLVEAQIHCKSIWEDIRLELLGHIEEDTEYFRKKGLSQEEAVERAVEEMGDPVETGIELDKVHRTRLDVKLLLFFIGIDLLIQVLMIIYFGFGLSDEMGRNLIMWRGLGIFFLLMFSFGKYRGEYFSRPYQLWMLFFIISGVFLVLSIFSGPFEGTGFHVTDTAYQSMLFSTAAGFCVLTFYYRKGGYGEVHRLLGIAGLVCLLSLISGEFFYTFLIILTHVLILTIAVRRGWFHIRRREFLIKIWSVPVVLSLIGAGMIYKGFREHLVMRSIRAYLELDDTPGILMRMFGSAGIWGIFFMILLIAGVFLWMLHDIKKLTNQYCNILCIGVLIAFVMMVLNSVLAMMGFGDTDQVFFPFFSVNRYSNGCAVYVYYILVGTFLHMHRHDKVLPKAEIPTKKAV; the protein is encoded by the coding sequence ATGAAGGTTCATGAATATCTGAAACTAGTGGAAGCGCAGATCCACTGTAAAAGTATTTGGGAGGATATCAGGCTGGAACTGCTGGGCCATATTGAGGAGGATACAGAATATTTCCGGAAAAAGGGTTTGAGCCAGGAAGAGGCAGTGGAAAGAGCAGTGGAGGAAATGGGAGATCCGGTGGAGACAGGGATTGAGCTTGACAAAGTGCACAGGACTCGGCTGGATGTGAAGCTTCTGCTGTTTTTTATAGGGATCGATCTGCTGATACAGGTTCTGATGATCATATATTTTGGATTCGGTTTGAGTGATGAGATGGGAAGAAATCTGATCATGTGGCGGGGGCTGGGGATTTTCTTTCTGCTGATGTTTTCTTTCGGAAAGTACAGGGGAGAATATTTTTCCAGGCCGTATCAGCTTTGGATGCTTTTTTTTATAATCAGCGGCGTATTCTTGGTACTGAGTATTTTCAGCGGCCCCTTCGAGGGCACAGGATTTCATGTTACAGATACGGCATATCAGAGTATGCTGTTCAGCACAGCCGCAGGTTTTTGTGTTCTGACTTTCTATTACCGGAAAGGGGGATATGGCGAAGTACACCGGCTATTGGGAATTGCCGGGCTTGTATGTCTCTTAAGCTTGATCTCAGGGGAGTTCTTTTATACATTTTTGATCATATTGACCCATGTATTGATACTCACGATAGCAGTGCGAAGAGGATGGTTTCACATCAGGAGACGGGAATTCCTCATAAAAATCTGGAGTGTTCCGGTGGTGCTGTCTCTCATTGGAGCGGGAATGATATATAAAGGCTTCAGAGAGCATCTGGTAATGCGCAGTATCCGGGCATACCTGGAACTGGATGACACACCGGGAATCCTGATGCGGATGTTTGGCAGTGCGGGGATTTGGGGGATATTTTTTATGATACTGCTTATAGCAGGTGTTTTCCTGTGGATGCTGCATGATATTAAAAAACTGACCAACCAGTATTGTAATATTCTGTGTATCGGCGTGCTGATCGCGTTTGTTATGATGGTTTTGAACTCGGTACTGGCTATGATGGGATTTGGCGATACAGATCAGGTGTTTTTTCCGTTTTTCTCTGTGAACAGATACAGTAACGGTTGTGCGGTCTATGTCTATTATATTCTTGTGGGCACATTCCTTCATATGCACAGGCATGATAAAGTCCTGCCTAAGGCGGAGATACCTACTAAGAAAGCGGTCTGA
- a CDS encoding protein pyrBI — translation MKRITSACLSQTIRFEAFTPQEVKAEYDLYLKKLDAKNTKYVIDDFQDNSHGVITVKIRKQYNTYHTGEYLE, via the coding sequence ATGAAGAGGATTACGAGCGCATGTTTATCTCAGACCATTAGGTTTGAGGCATTTACACCCCAGGAGGTGAAGGCGGAGTACGATTTGTACCTGAAGAAGCTGGATGCCAAGAATACAAAGTATGTAATTGATGATTTCCAGGATAACAGTCATGGTGTTATTACTGTGAAGATCAGAAAACAATATAATACTTACCATACAGGTGAATATTTAGAATAA
- a CDS encoding GntR family transcriptional regulator translates to MGSSDRFVYPRIAGAIRKKIEDREYPLGSKIPSERELAAEFYVNRMTVRRALSILESEGLIQRKRGSGTFASSVPRKGDVCRLCGFTQTMREQGRKAGSRILTWRMLSCAPVYSRMEEQTEGRGVHEIVRLRLGDDLPVSVEYTYVPADILGDVHSCNPEASSLYEIMEQRGVQLHESRQEVTIIKAGKKEAKWLEIPEGSSVFLFTFQTYDRQGRVVEYCRAYMRTDRVKLEIELKQL, encoded by the coding sequence ATGGGGAGCAGTGACCGTTTCGTGTACCCCCGTATAGCAGGGGCTATCCGAAAGAAAATAGAAGACAGGGAATACCCTCTGGGCAGTAAAATACCTTCAGAGAGGGAATTGGCGGCAGAGTTTTATGTAAACCGTATGACGGTACGCAGGGCACTTTCCATACTGGAGAGCGAAGGACTGATACAGAGAAAGCGGGGATCCGGCACTTTTGCTTCCTCTGTGCCGAGAAAAGGAGATGTGTGCCGGCTCTGCGGTTTTACACAGACAATGAGGGAGCAGGGCAGAAAGGCGGGCAGCAGGATACTGACATGGAGAATGCTGTCCTGTGCGCCTGTGTATTCCCGGATGGAGGAACAGACAGAGGGCAGAGGTGTGCATGAGATCGTTCGTCTCCGTCTGGGCGATGATCTTCCTGTGTCCGTGGAATATACGTATGTCCCGGCAGATATTCTGGGAGATGTGCACTCCTGTAATCCGGAAGCTTCCTCTCTCTATGAGATCATGGAACAGAGAGGTGTGCAGCTCCATGAGTCCAGACAGGAAGTGACTATTATAAAAGCAGGAAAAAAAGAAGCAAAATGGCTTGAAATACCGGAGGGGAGCAGTGTTTTTCTCTTTACGTTCCAAACATATGACAGGCAGGGAAGGGTGGTGGAATACTGCAGAGCCTATATGAGAACAGATAGAGTGAAACTGGAAATAGAACTGAAGCAGTTATAG
- the frlD gene encoding fructoselysine 6-kinase, with translation MRLAAIGDNCVDFYERQGWAYPGGNAVNVAVYGRQLGMDTAYLGWIGTDNFGDMMQEKLKEQDVETVRMQRKEGKTAVTYIELLDGDRKFGEDFLNVLEGFQLSDEDLQYLADFDCVHMAVWGQCDTCLGRIPHKVKISYDFSNKYGEPKIEKLAPYIDYAFFSCGEDNTSTRELLKRVKELGAGCVTATLGENGSVAYDGKEFVTSGIAGTKVVDTLGAGDSYIAGFLSKALKGEPLKNCMEAGAKKAALTIGHFGAW, from the coding sequence ATGAGATTGGCAGCGATCGGTGACAACTGCGTGGATTTCTATGAGAGACAGGGATGGGCCTATCCCGGCGGAAATGCAGTAAATGTGGCTGTCTACGGACGGCAGCTTGGTATGGATACTGCGTATCTGGGATGGATCGGAACAGACAATTTTGGAGATATGATGCAGGAAAAGCTGAAGGAGCAGGACGTGGAAACGGTCCGTATGCAGAGAAAAGAGGGAAAAACAGCAGTCACATACATAGAGCTTTTGGATGGTGACAGAAAGTTCGGGGAAGATTTCCTGAATGTTCTGGAAGGGTTTCAGTTGTCTGATGAAGACTTGCAGTATCTGGCAGATTTTGACTGCGTACACATGGCGGTCTGGGGACAATGCGACACCTGCCTTGGCAGGATTCCGCATAAAGTGAAGATTTCCTATGATTTTTCAAACAAGTACGGGGAACCCAAAATAGAAAAACTGGCTCCCTATATCGATTATGCCTTTTTCTCCTGTGGGGAGGACAATACCTCTACCAGGGAGCTTTTGAAACGGGTGAAGGAGCTGGGAGCAGGCTGTGTAACCGCCACACTTGGGGAAAACGGCAGCGTGGCCTATGACGGAAAAGAATTTGTCACCAGCGGAATTGCGGGTACAAAAGTGGTGGATACCCTTGGAGCGGGGGATTCCTATATTGCCGGATTTTTAAGCAAAGCACTAAAGGGCGAACCGCTGAAAAACTGCATGGAGGCCGGGGCGAAAAAAGCCGCCCTCACCATCGGCCATTTCGGAGCCTGGTAA
- a CDS encoding GntR family transcriptional regulator yields MRRDKFYLSDRIREYLESAHIKEDQQLPSNEKLAEQFGVQKGTVRVALERLKEEGIVYSVKGVGTFAAKKKILRNMERFESFSQMAQQNGSTVATKLLSCRVITAGYTLAEEFNLPPWADITEIIRLRKVDEETAALEISHIPAYLVPELESKPLAGSLYGILEQEYRIRLTQGKQTMTVRAADEKEAKLLKCSQGDALAVMEMRAFDQDGQKVEYACSLTRGDRCRFTSILRMEEGERI; encoded by the coding sequence ATGCGCCGGGATAAGTTTTACCTGTCGGATAGGATCAGGGAATACCTGGAAAGTGCCCATATAAAAGAAGACCAGCAGCTTCCCTCTAATGAGAAGCTGGCAGAGCAGTTTGGCGTGCAGAAGGGAACTGTGCGTGTTGCGCTGGAACGGCTGAAAGAGGAAGGGATCGTGTACAGCGTAAAAGGCGTCGGGACATTTGCGGCAAAAAAGAAGATACTCAGAAACATGGAACGTTTTGAATCTTTTTCCCAGATGGCACAACAAAATGGAAGCACAGTGGCCACGAAATTGCTGTCCTGCCGGGTGATCACAGCGGGATATACACTGGCAGAGGAATTTAACCTGCCTCCCTGGGCGGATATCACAGAGATCATCCGTCTCCGAAAGGTAGACGAGGAGACGGCAGCCCTGGAAATCTCCCATATCCCCGCGTATCTTGTTCCCGAACTGGAAAGCAAGCCCCTGGCCGGTTCCCTGTACGGTATTTTGGAACAGGAATACAGAATCCGCCTGACACAGGGGAAACAGACCATGACGGTCAGGGCAGCCGACGAGAAGGAGGCAAAGCTTTTGAAATGCAGTCAGGGAGACGCGCTGGCAGTGATGGAAATGCGGGCATTTGACCAGGATGGACAAAAGGTGGAGTATGCCTGCTCCCTCACAAGAGGCGACAGGTGTAGGTTTACCAGTATTTTAAGGATGGAGGAGGGTGAAAGGATATGA
- a CDS encoding SIS domain-containing protein: MLNLNKEEVHFLVTADMKKEVADFLETVDAKIAPILTYIRENQVERICFAGCGSSSAAGSTAKYLADKYTTLAVNAYTGWEFIDSMPVYGGRKMLAVFISQSGTTEEIVKGLRKAKEQGITTVGVCDRREDNPLGQEADYVVDYHAEAMWECQLVALYTLIARLSLERGESTEVMEQILSDMKRLPEVLGHHIETFEEKALEMTKPLRNLKGFYTVSASSMVPLAYKEGVITGMEFLWSHGAVIQAGEFRHGPLEIVESGVPFLFLVPTDSSRAITQRALQFVERWKGTAIVLDYADFAMGLHADLAPFVMFVPLEWFCYYFSVVRDHNPDDRRYYGVVEY, encoded by the coding sequence ATGTTAAATTTAAACAAAGAAGAGGTACACTTTTTAGTAACAGCGGATATGAAAAAAGAGGTGGCAGATTTTTTGGAGACAGTGGATGCTAAAATAGCCCCCATTCTGACATATATTAGGGAGAACCAGGTGGAGCGCATCTGTTTTGCAGGCTGCGGCAGCTCCAGTGCTGCGGGCAGCACGGCAAAATACCTGGCGGACAAATACACAACACTGGCAGTAAATGCCTACACCGGATGGGAATTCATAGATTCCATGCCGGTCTATGGAGGCAGAAAAATGCTGGCAGTGTTCATCTCCCAGTCAGGTACAACAGAGGAGATTGTAAAAGGCCTCAGAAAAGCCAAAGAACAGGGGATCACCACAGTTGGAGTCTGTGACCGCCGGGAGGATAATCCACTGGGTCAGGAAGCGGATTACGTGGTAGATTATCACGCGGAAGCCATGTGGGAATGTCAGCTCGTTGCCCTTTACACCCTGATCGCCCGGCTGTCCCTGGAACGCGGGGAGAGTACAGAAGTCATGGAGCAGATACTGTCTGATATGAAGCGCCTTCCGGAAGTGCTGGGACACCACATTGAAACATTTGAGGAGAAGGCTCTGGAAATGACAAAACCTCTGCGGAATCTGAAAGGCTTTTACACAGTATCAGCCAGTTCCATGGTACCCCTTGCCTATAAAGAAGGTGTTATCACCGGAATGGAGTTTCTCTGGTCCCACGGTGCGGTAATACAGGCCGGTGAATTCCGTCACGGTCCTCTGGAGATTGTGGAATCAGGCGTTCCGTTTTTATTTTTAGTGCCCACAGATTCATCCAGAGCAATTACGCAGAGGGCACTGCAGTTTGTAGAGCGGTGGAAAGGCACAGCCATCGTACTGGACTACGCGGATTTTGCCATGGGGCTTCATGCGGATTTGGCACCCTTTGTCATGTTCGTGCCTCTGGAGTGGTTCTGCTACTATTTTTCTGTGGTGAGAGACCACAATCCCGATGACCGGAGATATTACGGTGTGGTGGAGTATTGA